The Meles meles chromosome 6, mMelMel3.1 paternal haplotype, whole genome shotgun sequence DNA segment TGAGGCGAGTCTAACCATTTCCTACTGAAGAAGAAACCACTTCTGCAGCAAACTCTTTTAAAATGTCACAATTAATAGTTAAGTGTTTCTGCTGCGGGAGGCACTTCCATTAAGACAAATACAATACATATGTCTTTAGATACAGTGTGCTACATATTATAAAACACTATTTAACCCAACATTTCAACAGTAGGATGGTCCTTGCTTTCTATCCACTCAAAACCTGATGAAGTCATAGAGCTCATGGATTCACTGCAAATTTGTTGAAATAATGGGTCATTCTTTAATTCTTCCAGTGTAGCTTCATCATCTTGTCCCTGCTGACGACCTGGATCAAACAGTAGGTTTGGGTCTAAAGTGTTCAAATCATTGATGCTGCCTGAGAGCTCAGAAGACAACCTGATATCACTAGAGAAATCAGACGCAGTATTAGTGAGATCAGATGCTACCTGACCTACCAGCTGCTGGTTGGTTTGCAAGCCGTCTCCACTCAACAGGTCTTTAACAGTGCTATTGAAATCTAATTGTTGCTCTCCGATTTCTGATTGTGCTTGATTATCTCCAGGAGAAAAACTGATCTGATCGGTGCTATTACTTTTAGTGAGGTAAGATGGTGTTTGGAATTCATAAACAGAAGTGCTGGAATCGATCATATTCTGTGGATTGGCACTAGGAAAAACAGTGGAAGTTTCCAAAATCTGAGTGAGATTCATCCGGGCTGTGTAATTGGAGGGCAGGTTGTTCATGCCCAAACCTCTCACTGCATCGTCATTGTCAGAATCAAGTTTACTCAACAAAACGTTGgttatttttttactgtttgtTTGCTTCTGAAGGGCATTCGGGAAGGCTGTCTGCATCATGACTGTCAATGGAACTGACTGACTTCTTTGAGCTATGTTGTTGGCACATGCATCTGTGTGAACATTTGTGAAAACATGAACTTCTGGGGTTACCGGACTTCCAAAGGGGGTCACATTAGATCGGGGGATATTAGATACTGGATACAGGGTGCTTCCACTAAGATTACGTTGGCGATGAACAGCAGGGCTCACACTCCGGCATCTGAAGTTGCTGCTGGCAGATGAGTTAGTTCCTTTATTATCAAGAGGAGCAGGAACTGCAAAACCCTCCTGTTTGTTGGTGTTATTTACAGTGGCACCTTGATGCTGCACAGGAGAGACAGGAGTCAAACGACCGAAATGAGTGTCATGATGTCTGGATTGAGACTGGTAAGACTGTCCAGGCACAGCAAAAGCATGAGGTTTCCTGAAACGGTCTTCCACTAGTTCCTGATAGCTTGGGAGAATGCCATGGCCAGAAACCGATGAATTACTAACCCCACTATACCCATTATTCATCCATTCAAGCTTGGTTTTGTCAGGGTGTGTGGCCATGGGTCTTTGCATCGGTTTCACAGGACTACTTGAGATAATGCTGGCATCATGGTACGCCATACTGGAGCTTATTGGGGTAAACGCAAATGGATTTCTGCATTCAACAGGGCTGGGAGGGACACTACTGCTGCAGTTAGAATGTGGAGTACCGATGGGTGTGTGTCGGCTACTTCCTAAAGCACTATCCACAGGTGTGGTCTGGGCTAGCCTGGAGCAAGGGCTCTCCCGTGACAGACTCTGAGAGCCAGCAATCATTTCCGAtgttggggttggggtgggggtcggggtcGGGGTTGGGGTAggagtgggtgtgggtgtgtggaCTGGAGTGCCATTGCTATGGATTGGATGATAGAAGTGGGTACTGGAGGCATGAGAGGACATTGGAGCTCCTGGGGTTACAGACTGACTCTGAAGGCTCATTCCCAAACAGTTCCCGTAAGAATGAGAATTGTTCATTGATATTTGCTGCTCCATAAGCACCAGCTCTTCCACAATACTATCTTGTGTAAGCTCATCATCAAAAGGAAAGTAGCTTTCATTTGTTTGGGAAACAGAAGGCTCAAACTCTTTCAGTTCAGACTGTAGAGGTAACTGATCTGAAGACTGTGCTTGTATTGGATTCAAAGAAGATTCTTGTATCTGGCTATGCAGCTGCTGGGTATATGTGTCCTGTGGCATTCCTTCTAATTCCCAAACAGATTTCTCTAAGTCATTGATATCAGAGTGCTCAGGAATTGTCATAACACTGATATCTTGCTGTTGTTCACAGCCGGCAGATATAAACTCAGAATCCTTACGGACCTGTTGCCATTCATTTGAATTAAAGCTGCCATCTGGTTTTGAATCACTGTCCAAAAGAAAGACATTCCCTTCAAGTTTTACTTTTATATCTGGAGATGATGATGGTGCTTGCTGTTCTGAAGCTGAATCACCGGCAATGAGAGCAGAAGAATTCAAGGGTCGATTTGTCACTATGTGTGAGTCGACGTTTATTGATACCTTGCTAGGAATCTGAGCACCGGCTGTTGAACTTTCTATTTTCCCTGAATGTGGAACCTTTTGGTCCTTCTCAACACTGTCTGGTTTCTGACCTTCTATGATAACTGCAGAAAGCTGTTCCACAATTGGTTTCTTTATGGGAGGCACCTGGGACTCTTGCAATGCAGAAGACAGTCGCTTTCTTGGACTTTTAGTGCATAATTTAGGGTCTTTATTTATTGAGTCACCATTATCTGGTGAGCTGGTGCTGGTGTAAGTTAAGTTCTGAGTGGCAGCTGAGAGGGTGACAGTGCTTGGATTATTGCCTGTTGAAGTGTCTGGCAGAGTTTCAGTACAGCGACTTTTACATTTGGTCCTCTGGTCACAGACCTTAGTTGCTTTTACTTCAAGTACACCTTCATTTGAAGGTTTTTGCACTACTCCATCCGTATTACTTTTCTGTCCCAGAACGGCACCAGCTGCTGTTTTGGGAGCTTTAGTCCCCTCAGAGTTCTCTTGGCACTGTCCAGGATGCTCATCTGATGGTGTTTCAGGTTCCATTTTGACTTCCACGGCAGACGCTCCCCCGCTGCTGCTGGTCCTGGACCCGGGCGACTGAAGCGAAACAACAGAACCATTCTTGATCTGTGGAATGGTCCTTGATTCTTCTGTTGTTCCTGTAGCACTGTTTACTGAGGCAGAATGTTTAAGAGGGGCACTACTGTTGCTGGGCGTGAGGGATATTGCTGTCATTTTCACCACATTTAGAGAACTCATGTGTGAAGTGGGTACAACAGCAGTTTTGATGGGACTGCTAGTAAAGAGGACAGTAGTTGGGGAGCGAATGGTGAGTGCACTGGTGTTGGCTGGTTTGGGTAAGATCTGAGGGTAGCGGTGCCGGGCAGAACGATCCCCACCAGGACTGGCTGGAACGTTCTGAGGAGTCTTTGGTGCCTGTTTCACAGACTGCATGTGCTGAGTGACCACTTGTACATTGAGGGGAAGAACTTTGCCATCAGAAGAACTCATTGGACTTGGTGAAGTTACCAACTGCCTGGTTCTCTGGACCTGTTAGAaggtagaaaacaaaaaagttttaacATGTCTAGGATATAAACAGTAATTCACATATTTGTACAGCATtaaggcatttaataaatgtaatgttaaaaagaaaaaaaaacacttcctcTGTTAGACAAGAGTTctgtatctatttatctatctagaTATCTATAGGTATCTCTATATATGTTAGATCCAGTTCTatacagacacaaatataaaaacTGCAACACAGTGCAatatagttataaaatataataatacataagaaaaacatcaagctGCCTTTCAAATAAACCAGATTAAAAACTTTACATTTGTGATTAATGCTTGCCAAAATCATCAGTTTTAAGGTTATAGGAAGAgaagataaaatcttgaaaaaatatgcAACTATAAAGGTATCTACCTCCGGGCCAAGAAAGTGACTCACTCAAGGGGGGGCTGTCTTAATGTCATTGCACATTAGTAATTAAACCACTGTGGATACAGTCTCAGATAAAACTACTTCCCAAGTTTGCTCTACAATGAACAGCACACAAGTGTGGTTACCACATATGCAATGTTTTATTGACATGATGATTATgatgataagaaaaacaaagataaaaagatcTCCTTAATGATATCAtcaataataacataaaaaaaccACCTTGCTTTAGCATGATGCCCTCTCATTTTAAAAGCCCCTTCATCATAACCCCAGCTGTGTGAGACAGGAAAGGAGACTATAACCTCTGtttggaaataaggaaacagattcAGAACAGCTAAGGGACTTGTCTAAGGTCCTGTGTCCAGCAAGTCACAGCAATACATCTATATTAAAGTGTTATCAATCTGCATTACAACTCTGCTCCATCTgaatgttaaaaagaagaaaagtttaaaCCAAAAAATGTTTGCACTTGATCATCTTTGCTTAGCTAGGGATGACAATTCTAAAAATGACTCATCTCTTACCTAAAGCTCTGACTGGTTATGTGTGCATACTGTGCACGTctcaaatctttttattttcacttgtgTTCATTTTATAGCTTGCTTTGTAATCAACATCATATATTGtgaaaaaaacaactgacagggcgcctgggtgactcagtcagttaggcgttggactcttgatttcagctcaggtcatgatctcagggcagtgggatcgagccccgggtcaggctctatactgagtgggaagtctgcttgagattctctctctttcagtctgcccctccccctgttcatacTTGTGCAcgtggctctctctctttctcaaataaataaaatctttaaaagaccaCTGACGGAAGCTGAATCTATCTGTACTCACAAAATCAGTCTGTAACTGAATCTATTCCTGTACTTGCCTCCTCCTCATGGGCCACTTTTGATTAAACAAATGATCTCCCACCATCCCAGTGAGGTCTAACACTATTTAATAATGATATTACCGGAATGGGACTAGGGACAGCTGCCACAACGATACCAATAGGCTGAGGAGAAAGGATTGCAGGATTTCCATTAGAAAGATTAGTCACTCCATTGGTGGTAGCGCCTTCTGGTTTTTTGCCTGAGGATTCTCCTGGCAGAGGGGACTGTAGTTTCTGTTCTTGCTGCTTCTTCTGAATTTTCCGTTGCAACTGCTGTTTAGCATCAATAGGAGAAGGCAAAGTCTTCACTTGAGGCTGAAAAGAATTACTCTCAGCTGTAGGTATAAAAGCAGACGGCTGAGCAATTCCTTTAATTcctgaaaataaacagaaaagaaagctaaaataAATACTCTGTTGTATGGAAGGCAGTCATGACTCAATTTCTTTGACTATATAGCCATCTACCGGCTATATAAATCCAAATCAGCATCCAAAATCAGCAAATTTTAACTCACAGTCTCTTTATAAAGCCTAAGTATTAGACTTCCAGTTTAAAAACATTTGTCAATATGGTTTTAAGTGCCACATTAAAATATGGTTCAACTCAGAGGATATTTCAGTTAAATCAGCAATAACAGATGAAGATTTTGAAAAGAGTAGTAGCTATGTTCTAAATATGCAGAagttaagataaataaataccagGGGAGCAAGTTTCACATCTTATCAGATGTCAGAAATTTTCTTCCCCAATTCTCTAATTAGAAATGCATGCATTTTCGTGACTTAAATATTCAGCTTACATGGGGCATTCAATAAATAGCTGCTGAAATCATTCACATTTAGAAAAAAAGCATATAGGGAAAATAAGTGTTTTAATTCTACCAATTCACAAGGAGGTACTATTTTAACTGTTACTATACCATTATTCCAGTATGACACAGGAGTAGTTAAGAAGAGCTTCTGCATAAAACTAAGGTTAAGGTATTTTGAAACAGTGTCACTGAGAAAACTTTTCAAAGTAGTAGTAAAGAGCAacactgagaaaaaaaggaatgataaacTAAGCAAGAGATACATTTTAAGTTAAGAACAAGTGATgataaaatacaattaattttttgaaaaggtcATTTCACATTTAGGGTATATCATTACGATCATCACAAAGTAAGCTGTGGCTAGTAAAACAgtggagagaaaaggggaggacGACACCATCCTTCTGGTACACCTTTCCCCGGCCCACTTTTTGCTTTTCATCTTGTGAGGTGggacaggagggagagaaagaagtgaCTTAAGCTCTTTCCCACATACTCACTCCTCATCTTTTGACCCTCTTTTGATCACCTAAGTACCATTTGTTCTCTTCGAATCCACCTCAAATTGTACTGCTCCCTCTTGGCCCCCAGCCTAGGCTCTGGCTTCTTAGCACCTGCACCCAAAAGCCTCTGCCAATGGCTCAAAGCTCAGCTGTCTCCCTCCTGCCAGAGTTTCTGGACAGGAATGATTTCCAAGCAGCTGACTTACAAAAGGACATTTGTAACACAACCTGTTCTTAATATGGAGACTATATTTATAAAAAACCAAATTCACCTTCAAAGAATGAAGATTAATCAccaaaggcattaaaaaaatatatggcagTGGTTGGGAACAAAATTTTATGAGTCTAAAAACGTTTTGAGTAATGATGTAATTGCTAAACTACTGAATACTTTCACAAAGTGAAACATGTTTACatatgaaatttttaatatttttgtttaaaaacaccCTTCTTTACACTTatgctttaaaaattcattcatccCATCATTCATCACTTCTTTTAGTCAAAACTTTGTGAACAATGAGGAAAATTCTTGATGGAGATGTTTCTTTTCCCATCATCTCTCCTAAGTCCTCAGTTTGTTCAAGTACTAATTTGGGTGTCAGTAGGggtaagagaaagagaacacaagaagcTGAAGCGCCCTatcttttaaaatgctatttcacCAGAAGATAAGAAGACAGCATGATGTAATGCAGTTAACCTGGGCTTTTGAGACCAACAAACTGGAATTCGAATCCTGGTCCCACTGCTTATCTGGCCATgcacaaattacttaacttccctATGCCTATTtgctgatctgtaaaatgggatttaaTATCACCTGTCTCAGAAGACTACTGGGGGAAGAAATGAGGTAACATATGAAAAGTTACCTAGCTAGATAAGGCTACCCAAGTGCTCTCCTGTTCATGTGTAAGTTTGAGCAGATTTAAGTCACACAGTTTACAATCTAGTCAAAACCATGAAAAAATTATGGTCAGAGATTATTTTGCTGAATCAAGTCCTCAAATGACAGTAAGTTGAAAGGACAGAACACTTATATAACCCCCCCGCCACAAAATACGTAAAGCTTCTGATAAatataaactgaaagaaaaaaattgttaaaattattaagatttttaaaaagtgaagttatTTAAGAAACTATAATTCTGGTTGGGAGAAATCTattatgattttaaattatttatatttaataatcagAAGACTCATCTTTGGAAAACAAGTTTCAATTAATATATTTTCACAGAAATTATAATTTCCTAGAGTAATAATAAAACTGACTTATTCTTCCTTAGGTTTATAAGGTATTACCGaaatgagatatttaaaaatttaaatatttaaaaatttaaaaatatttaaaaatttaaatttaaaaattgcaacAGAACAGGTACTTCACACAGCTACTAATTTAGGAGGGAATTGTTTATTCCAGAACTGTCAATTCCTAAAactatcaaatgaaaaaaatccctATTGGAACAGAAATATTCATctgaatgtgtattttttaaaaaatcactcttaCTATTTTAGAAAAATGCTTCATATAGTTTGCTTTTTGACACTAAGGCACCTCTCACACTATCCAAAGATCATTTTATTTGTATTAGTTTCTAACAGGAAGACAgcacatcattttaaaattttaatcttatctaatatttattaatttagacACACgtatatttaaaagtatatatatacacatttctgaaattttaaaatagcaatggaaaaattaatgaaatatcaACTGGTATATTGTAGAAGTTTCATGTTTTAGCAGAGCAATATACTATAGAAAAATTATAGCTTTAAGCTTTATAATGAAATAACTAtaactattaatatttttgttagcTCAACAAACCATCAGAACTTAGAGTTAAGTGAAGTGAGGGTAAACCCACACAAATACTAAAAAGACAAGGAAGTTCTCTGGTGAAACTCTTCTTTTGCTCCCAACTCTAAAATGCAGTAACACCTCTGTTCTTTTTAGCGTTAGCTTGTTAGTGGTCATTTTGTACCTGGTGGTGCTGCTGCCATTACCGTTAGAGCTGCCATCGACTTGGTACCTATATAATGACTTTTTACAAGGAAGCGGGCTAATTCCAAGACTGTGTCAAACGGCTGGCTCAACACTTTCTGGGCCCATTCACATACAAGACGGCAAGCAGAAGAGATAACTTCCTCATCAATATTTTGAAGCTGCCCAGAAGGTTCAGTTCCTTCCAactaaacaaaggaaaaaagaagttaacTTATAAAAGTTCAGAGCAATTAAACTAAAGCACATCGAAGACATGTATTCTTAATTAGAAGATGTAATCTAGATCTGTCGGGTCCAAGTTGTATAAAATGCCCTGTTGGCAGGCATAGAAAAGCTATGCAAATACGAGGCCTATGCCTACACCACCCACCAGGGCACAGCCGCCAGCAGCACTGGGACTGGAACACTGAAATGctcattaaatatatatgaagGTTAAGGGATCTTATGAATCTTTCTAAAAGCCTTTTCTGACATCAATAAAACAAACTTTGCCACTagctgtattttctcttcttagtACTTCTGGCCACCTCAAGTCTTTTGTACACCTAGGTGGTATTAGATAAGTAAatcaaaaagggggaaaaagatatTCGTACTATATTACCCCACAACTTAATTCTTCCTCTTGACAATATATATTTTGTCAATATACATCATGGATATATTTCAAAACCAGTTTAGACCTATGTTCCTCCTAATTTTGTGAGCCATGTTGACTTAAGTCAGATATGTTAAACATTTTCAGCCAGTGTTAAATtttttgtctcatttattttgtaaaaggCATAGTTCCTGGCCCCTGGTTTTACCCAAATGAGACTATGCAGCATttcaattaaattagaattaaagtataattctacttattaaaaagaaaaggcagaattctTACCCCATCTCCAGTTTTGTGAAAATCAAGATTGGGCAGTGTTGGCATATGAACAAAGGCTTTTTTCCTTAGTCCACTATAGCAATATGTAATAAACAGTTAAGGTCTAAAGcattctaaatgaaataaactggCTTATATATAATTAGCATTTGAGAAGTAACCATATATGAAGTAAGTATAAAGTCAACACGAGATAACATCTACTTTCAGAATTCTTCAGTAAGAGAAACCTCAGTATTATAAATTCAGGATATTTTCACTCTTTTGAAACGAACAGTCTTTGTAGAATGGTTATTctcttaaatgaaacaaaaatgattcTCATCTGTTataaattttatgaataaatgtTCCTAATAGATTGTGCCAACCACCAGTAACAAACAGGTCAGAAGGAAAAGAATATCCAGATGGAAACCTGGCACAGCACAGGGAAACTTTAGCCCAGGGCACTGGGACAAAAACAACTCTTAAGAGTGTCACAAGGGCTTTAaccttttcagttctttttccaCTGAAACATGCAGGATTATCGCCTGTAACATGCCAAAGACCCATCAAGACAGTTTTGCTTGCACTCAGAAAATAAGGATGGGTCATGCATCAAGTGAGCAGAAAGCACCTGGAGCTGTTCTAGAAAAGCAGTGtccccttctttcccctcttctctcatCTCCACAGAAATGGGTTTCCGTGCTTTGAAAAAGGCCAAGagctaagtaaaaagaaataatatttttctaatacaGAGACCCTCTATTTTACAATCTTCTGCCAAGAGTCGGGAGGACTTTaataaattcttcattttcatcTCCTTCTGTTTGCTTATGCTAAGTATGTCTCTGTCACAAGAGGGATCTTTCCTATGCTCTGGCTTTAATTTTAATACAGGCTTTAAATGGTTGGctgaaaaaatacttaaaagagaATATAATCTTCTAGGACAAGCTCCACAGGAATTTTTCCTGAATGGTGTATATTTTGCCAAGAAGATCCTGATGTTTCTAAATTACAGGAAGAAGATAGCTAAcctcttttttcacttttattggtATGATTTACAGTAGCTGCACCGTGACCTATCTCAATTAATTCTTATTGTTAGAGAAAAGAAGACCAGACCATGAAGAACACACATTACAGTGACAGAATATGTAACATCTATCATAATCCTAAAaccactattttttatttctcttgcagTTTGATATGTAGCCAGGAAAACAATGTCTGCAATTATTCTACTAAGAACTTTGAGTCGTTTATATTTGTTGACTTAAATTTACCTCTAAATATAGTTGCTAGTTGACCTACAACAGCAGATGTTCTAAGTGATTACTAAAGCGATTACTAAAGACCATTCTGGTAAAGGATATTTAGATTTGCCTCTTGTGCCCAGACGACGTGCCTTCATGTTTGGAAAGACATTTTTCATGATCTTTCCAAAGTCAGCAGCACTTAATGGATGGTAACCAAGATTGTCACAATAGCTCCTGAAAAAGAAGGAGGGACCAATTTAGAGCAACAGAACTCAGAGTTACATAGGACAGTGCTATTTCAATATAATTTGACcactttaacaaaatttaaaaccacATCTTCAAGTCACTCACCACAAATTTCACTGGCCATAACTTTTTGGAGACTAACTCAGGTTTAGTTAGCTTGTTTCATCCTCAGGGTACACAGTACTCCTGCTTTCAAAAGCATCCCAAAAACTCACTGTAAGAGATAACCCCAGTACAAAGTCGTCCAATTACAATCCAACCCTACACTCTTGAGTATGTCCAGCTTGACCAGCAGGGCTCTACATTTCCAGAGAAGTATCAAATTCATATACTGAGATAATTTCCAGTGTACACATTATCTAagtcagaaaaatgaaacaaaactatatggtttaaaatgtaaacatattgCTTAAAAGGGACCTTAGGGATCATCTATACCAACACTCTCATTTTACTGATAAGGGGGAAAAAGTGAAGGCACAGAGAAAGATTCTGAAGGCCCAGTGTTCTTTCTTCACCCCCACCATTGCTATTATTGCCAGGAAAAAGTATTTTGTAAAGCAGTAACTTCAagtgggaaaagggaaaaaagccaaGTCTTAACTACCACTGGAATCaggtgttctgtttttctctgcatCTGCCAGTCATAGGTAATAAGCCAATCCCTCCTCTGCCAGTTCAGCAGCAGGCCAAGGCCACATCTTGTCCTGGCTACCAAAGTCTTTGAGAGAACCACTGTCTGAGCAACACCAAAGAGGAAGTCAGAGGAACTCCCTGGGAAGCCAGTGCTATTTCCCTACCTCACCTCTTTTTCAGCACTGACCAGAGCAGCTTCTTGGTAATATCATGAAGTGGAGAGCCAAAAAGAGATTtaggaagaaggaacagaggaaAACAACTGGAAGGCCTGTGAACAGGGTATAATGGTAACTGGGACTTTAGTTCTTATAGACTGCTGACTATACCAGCTGTTGCTAGTATATGAAacattatatatacttatatgtatatttatattatcttgtattatatatgtaataaaatatatataagtatatacttaTATAGTACATTTCTGAAGTGACCTAAATTTAAGTCAAAT contains these protein-coding regions:
- the RFX7 gene encoding DNA-binding protein RFX7 isoform X1; amino-acid sequence: MAEEQQQPPPQQPDAHQQLPPGAPNSGVALPALVPGLPGTEASALQHKIKNSICKTVQSKVDCILKEVENFTDLEKLYLYLQLPSGLSNGEKSDQNAVSSSRAQQMHAFSWIRNTLEEHPETSLPKQEVYDEYKSYCDNLGYHPLSAADFGKIMKNVFPNMKARRLGTRGKSKYCYSGLRKKAFVHMPTLPNLDFHKTGDGLEGTEPSGQLQNIDEEVISSACRLVCEWAQKVLSQPFDTVLELARFLVKSHYIGTKSMAALTVMAAAPPGIKGIAQPSAFIPTAESNSFQPQVKTLPSPIDAKQQLQRKIQKKQQEQKLQSPLPGESSGKKPEGATTNGVTNLSNGNPAILSPQPIGIVVAAVPSPIPVQRTRQLVTSPSPMSSSDGKVLPLNVQVVTQHMQSVKQAPKTPQNVPASPGGDRSARHRYPQILPKPANTSALTIRSPTTVLFTSSPIKTAVVPTSHMSSLNVVKMTAISLTPSNSSAPLKHSASVNSATGTTEESRTIPQIKNGSVVSLQSPGSRTSSSGGASAVEVKMEPETPSDEHPGQCQENSEGTKAPKTAAGAVLGQKSNTDGVVQKPSNEGVLEVKATKVCDQRTKCKSRCTETLPDTSTGNNPSTVTLSAATQNLTYTSTSSPDNGDSINKDPKLCTKSPRKRLSSALQESQVPPIKKPIVEQLSAVIIEGQKPDSVEKDQKVPHSGKIESSTAGAQIPSKVSINVDSHIVTNRPLNSSALIAGDSASEQQAPSSSPDIKVKLEGNVFLLDSDSKPDGSFNSNEWQQVRKDSEFISAGCEQQQDISVMTIPEHSDINDLEKSVWELEGMPQDTYTQQLHSQIQESSLNPIQAQSSDQLPLQSELKEFEPSVSQTNESYFPFDDELTQDSIVEELVLMEQQISMNNSHSYGNCLGMSLQSQSVTPGAPMSSHASSTHFYHPIHSNGTPVHTPTPTPTPTPTPTPTPTPTSEMIAGSQSLSRESPCSRLAQTTPVDSALGSSRHTPIGTPHSNCSSSVPPSPVECRNPFAFTPISSSMAYHDASIISSSPVKPMQRPMATHPDKTKLEWMNNGYSGVSNSSVSGHGILPSYQELVEDRFRKPHAFAVPGQSYQSQSRHHDTHFGRLTPVSPVQHQGATVNNTNKQEGFAVPAPLDNKGTNSSASSNFRCRSVSPAVHRQRNLSGSTLYPVSNIPRSNVTPFGSPVTPEVHVFTNVHTDACANNIAQRSQSVPLTVMMQTAFPNALQKQTNSKKITNVLLSKLDSDNDDAVRGLGMNNLPSNYTARMNLTQILETSTVFPSANPQNMIDSSTSVYEFQTPSYLTKSNSTDQISFSPGDNQAQSEIGEQQLDFNSTVKDLLSGDGLQTNQQLVGQVASDLTNTASDFSSDIRLSSELSGSINDLNTLDPNLLFDPGRQQGQDDEATLEELKNDPLFQQICSESMSSMTSSGFEWIESKDHPTVEMLG
- the RFX7 gene encoding DNA-binding protein RFX7 isoform X2 codes for the protein MHAFSWIRNTLEEHPETSLPKQEVYDEYKSYCDNLGYHPLSAADFGKIMKNVFPNMKARRLGTRGKSKYCYSGLRKKAFVHMPTLPNLDFHKTGDGLEGTEPSGQLQNIDEEVISSACRLVCEWAQKVLSQPFDTVLELARFLVKSHYIGTKSMAALTVMAAAPPGIKGIAQPSAFIPTAESNSFQPQVKTLPSPIDAKQQLQRKIQKKQQEQKLQSPLPGESSGKKPEGATTNGVTNLSNGNPAILSPQPIGIVVAAVPSPIPVQRTRQLVTSPSPMSSSDGKVLPLNVQVVTQHMQSVKQAPKTPQNVPASPGGDRSARHRYPQILPKPANTSALTIRSPTTVLFTSSPIKTAVVPTSHMSSLNVVKMTAISLTPSNSSAPLKHSASVNSATGTTEESRTIPQIKNGSVVSLQSPGSRTSSSGGASAVEVKMEPETPSDEHPGQCQENSEGTKAPKTAAGAVLGQKSNTDGVVQKPSNEGVLEVKATKVCDQRTKCKSRCTETLPDTSTGNNPSTVTLSAATQNLTYTSTSSPDNGDSINKDPKLCTKSPRKRLSSALQESQVPPIKKPIVEQLSAVIIEGQKPDSVEKDQKVPHSGKIESSTAGAQIPSKVSINVDSHIVTNRPLNSSALIAGDSASEQQAPSSSPDIKVKLEGNVFLLDSDSKPDGSFNSNEWQQVRKDSEFISAGCEQQQDISVMTIPEHSDINDLEKSVWELEGMPQDTYTQQLHSQIQESSLNPIQAQSSDQLPLQSELKEFEPSVSQTNESYFPFDDELTQDSIVEELVLMEQQISMNNSHSYGNCLGMSLQSQSVTPGAPMSSHASSTHFYHPIHSNGTPVHTPTPTPTPTPTPTPTPTPTSEMIAGSQSLSRESPCSRLAQTTPVDSALGSSRHTPIGTPHSNCSSSVPPSPVECRNPFAFTPISSSMAYHDASIISSSPVKPMQRPMATHPDKTKLEWMNNGYSGVSNSSVSGHGILPSYQELVEDRFRKPHAFAVPGQSYQSQSRHHDTHFGRLTPVSPVQHQGATVNNTNKQEGFAVPAPLDNKGTNSSASSNFRCRSVSPAVHRQRNLSGSTLYPVSNIPRSNVTPFGSPVTPEVHVFTNVHTDACANNIAQRSQSVPLTVMMQTAFPNALQKQTNSKKITNVLLSKLDSDNDDAVRGLGMNNLPSNYTARMNLTQILETSTVFPSANPQNMIDSSTSVYEFQTPSYLTKSNSTDQISFSPGDNQAQSEIGEQQLDFNSTVKDLLSGDGLQTNQQLVGQVASDLTNTASDFSSDIRLSSELSGSINDLNTLDPNLLFDPGRQQGQDDEATLEELKNDPLFQQICSESMSSMTSSGFEWIESKDHPTVEMLG